One segment of Theobroma cacao cultivar B97-61/B2 chromosome 9, Criollo_cocoa_genome_V2, whole genome shotgun sequence DNA contains the following:
- the LOC18587766 gene encoding probable glycosyltransferase At5g25310, producing the protein MESCYRYSVAVFSWLCVFSILVVFFISAQFNSFVSFSASKLESPEPKLELQKIVSTPGQIRAVSFSESTDHQHINRPRNTTVIFQRKRKKPSREQVLEQGLARARASIRSAATARNVTVTFENDDDVPVGDVYRNPSAFYDSYVEMERRFKVYVYTEGELPIVHDGPCKEIYTIEGRFIHEMEHGAKRFRTNDPGHAHVYFMPFSVTWMVKYIYKPLSYNVSPLKQFVSDYVKVVSTKYPFWNRTHGADHFMLACHDWGPHASQGNSHLYTNSIRVLCNANTSEGFNPQKDVSLPEIHLNGGFLSPKLLHPPLPNASRPHLSFFAGGLHGPIRPFLLQHWKGRDDEMQVFEYLPKDKDYYSYMLQSKFCLCPSGYEVASPRIVEAIYSECVPVILSEHYVLPFSDVLRWEAFSVQVETTVIPRLKEILLGIPEEKYRKLQEGVRAVRRHFMLNQPSKRFDMFHMILHSIWLRRINARLG; encoded by the exons ATGGAGAGTTGCTATCGATATTCAGTGGCCGTTTTCTCTTGGCTATGTGTTTTCTCGATCCTCGTGGTTTTCTTTATCTCTGCTCAATTCAACTCCTTCGTGAGCTTCTCTGCTTCGAAGCTTGAATCACCAGAACCGAAACTTGAGTTGCAGAAAATCGTTTCTACTCCTGGTCAAATCAGAGCCGTTAGTTTCAGCGAATCAACTGATCATCAGCACATCAACCGACCTAGAAACACCACCGTCATA TTccagagaaaaaggaagaaaccGAGTAGAGAACAAGTGTTAGAGCAAGGACTAGCTAGAGCTCGAGCTTCGATTCGCTCTGCGGCTACAGCTCGAAACGTCACGGTAACTTTCGAGAACGACGATGACGTTCCCGTCGGCGATGTCTATCGTAACCCAAGCGCGTTTTATGA TAGCTATGTGGAGATGGAGAGGAGATTCAAAGTCTACGTGTACACAGAAGGGGAACTGCCGATAGTCCACGATGGGCCATGCAAGGAAATATACACGATAGAAGGAAGATTCATACACGAGATGGAGCACGGGGCTAAGAGGTTCCGGACAAACGATCCTGGACATGCTCACGTTTACTTCATGCCCTTCAGCGTGACCTGGATGGTCAAGTATATTTACAAGCCGCTGAGTTACAACGTTAGTCCTCTTAAGCAATTTGTTTCTGATTACGTCAAAGTGGTATCCACCAAGTACCCATTTTGGAATCGAACTCATGGCGCTGATCACTTCATGCTTGCCTGTCATGATTGG GGCCCTCATGCTTCACAAGGCAACTCACACCTCTACACAAATTCCATTCGGGTCTTGTGCAATGCCAACACGTCCGAAGGCTTCAACCCACAAAAGGACGTAAGCCTTCCCGAAATCCACCTAAACGGTGGCTTCTTATCCCCCAAACTCCTCCACCCACCTCTCCCCAACGCTTCTCGACCCCATCTCTCTTTCTTCGCAGGCGGACTTCACGGCCCAATCCGCCCATTCCTCCTCCAACATTGGAAAGGCCGCGACGATGAGATGCAGGTTTTCGAATACCTCCCGAAAGACAAAGACTATTACTCATACATGCTCCAATCCAAGTTTTGCTTATGTCCAAGCGGGTATGAAGTTGCCAGCCCGAGGATCGTCGAGGCTATATACTCCGAATGCGTACCGGTGATCCTGTCGGAGCACTATGTTTTGCCGTTCAGCGATGTGTTGCGGTGGGAGGCTTTCTCGGTACAGGTGGAGACGACGGTGATTCCCAGATTGAAGGAGATTTTGTTGGGAATTCCAGAAGAGAAATATCGGAAACTTCAGGAAGGTGTGAGGGCTGTGCGGAGACATTTCATGTTGAACCAACCTTCCAAGAGATTTGATATGTTCCACATGATACTGCATTCTATATGGCTTAGGAGAATTAATGCAAGACTAGGATAG
- the LOC18587767 gene encoding ACT domain-containing protein ACR2 has translation MMKVCWPYFDPEFDNLPERIYGPPCRVCIDNESMEDCTVIKVDSVNKQGILLEVVQVLTNMNLTILKSYISSDAGWFMDVFHVKDEHGNKLKDQNVINYIQQALGTVRESENTVKAKACSNDVFNSEQPSEHTAIEMSGTDRPGLFSEISAALADLHCNVVEAHAWSHNARLACVAYISDQSTDTPIYDPHRLATIEDHLTTVLRATTTPIQSGFDTTSPQEVKTAEFVEGTNMADVERRLHQLMLSVGDFDGPPFEPMSTSPPPPGSDGDEEGRKTVVSIENCHEKWYSIVSIECKDRPRLMFDTVCTLIDMEYVIFHASITSREGRSFQEYFIRHVDGYALSTEGEKDRVIKCLEAAIERRVCEGVRVELSAENRVGLLSDITRLLRENGLTVVRADVETQGEKAVNAFYVRDISGNEVDVDMDFVESVKKEMDVIDLEVKNDTIRRPRASSSSSPRPSPGLFSLGDVLKSQIERFSHNFIPIK, from the exons ATGATGAAGGTTTGTTGGCCTTACTTTGATCCTGAATTTGATAATCTCCCAGAGAGGATATATGGTCCCCC CTGTAGAGTTTGCATTGACAACGAAAGCATGGAGGATTGCACCGTGATCAAG GTAGATAGCGTGAACAAGCAAGGCATCCTCCTGGAAGTGGTGCAAGTGTTGACAAACATGAACCTCACCATCTTAAAGAGCTACATTTCCTCTGACGCTGGCTGGTTCATGGATG TATTTCATGTTAAAGATGAGCACGGAAACAAACTTAAAGATCAGAATGTGATTAACTATATCCAGCAG GCCTTAGGTACAGTTAGGGAAAGCGAAAACACTGTCAAGGCCAAGGCCTGCAGCAATGACGTTTTCAACTCCGAGCAACCAAGTGAGCACACCGCTATAGAAATGAGTGGAACAGATCGGCCAGGTCTTTTTTCCGAGATATCGGCTGCCCTAGCTGACCTCCACTGTAACGTTGTGGAGGCACATGCGTGGAGCCACAATGCTCGTTTGGCTTGCGTAGCTTACATCTCCGATCAGTCCACTGACACCCCAATCTATGATCCCCACCGCCTTGCCACCATCGAGGACCACCTCACCACCGTGCTTCGAGCCACCACTACACCAATACAAAGTGGGTTCGACACGACCAGCCCACAAGAAGTGAAGACTGCTGAGTTCGTCGAAGGCACCAACATGGCTGATGTGGAACGCAGGTTACATCAGCTTATGCTTTCAGTTGGGGACTTCGACGGGCCCCCGTTTGAGCCAATGAGCACATCACCACCGCCACCAGGGTCAGACGGTGACGAAGAGGGAAGAAAGACCGTGGTCTCCATTGAGAATTGTCACGAGAAATGGTACTCCATCGTGAGCATAGAATGTAAAGACAGGCCAAGGCTCATGTTCGACACGGTGTGTACGCTTATTGATATGGAATACGTGATCTTCCATGCTTCCATTACTTCTCGTGAAGGTAGATCATTCCAG GAATACTTCATAAGACATGTAGACGGATATGCTTTGAGTACAGAGGGCGAAAAAGATAGAGTTATAAAATGCTTGGAAGCAGCTATAGAACGCCGGGTTTGCGAG GGAGTTCGAGTCGAGCTGAGTGCAGAGAACAGGGTAGGGCTTCTGTCGGATATAACTCGGCTTCTGAGGGAGAACGGTCTCACAGTGGTTAGAGCAGATGTAGAAACCCAAGGAGAAAAAGCAGTGAACGCTTTCTACGTGAGAGACATATCGGGGAACGAGGTCGACGTCGACATGGACTTCGTGGAGTCAGTGAAGAAAGAGATGGACGTGATAGACCTTGAAGTGAAGAATGATACCATCAGACGACCGCGAGCTTCTTCGTCCTCCTCCCCGAGGCCATCACCTGGCCTGTTCTCTCTTGGAGACGTTCTCAAGTCTCAAATCGAACGCTTCTCTCACAACTTTATTCCTATCAAGTGA